One genomic window of Phoenix dactylifera cultivar Barhee BC4 chromosome 6, palm_55x_up_171113_PBpolish2nd_filt_p, whole genome shotgun sequence includes the following:
- the LOC120103653 gene encoding LOW QUALITY PROTEIN: cyclin-dependent kinase C-2-like (The sequence of the model RefSeq protein was modified relative to this genomic sequence to represent the inferred CDS: inserted 1 base in 1 codon; deleted 1 base in 1 codon), protein MTVAAPGQLNLEEXPSWGSRSVDCFEKLEQIGEGTYGQVYMAREIKTGEIVALKKIRMDNEREGFPITAIREIKILKKLHHENVIQLKEIVTSPGPEKDEQGKPDANKYKGNIYMVFEYMDHDLTGLADRPGMRFTVPQIKCYMRQLLTGLHYCHVNQVLHRDIKGSNLLIDNEGNLKLADFGLARSFSSDHNGNLTNRVITLWYRPPELLLGTTKYGPAVDMWSVGCIFAELLHGKPILPGKNEPEQLTKIFELCGTPDEVNWPGVSKIPWYNNFKPSRPMKRRLREVFKHFDRHALDLLERMLTLDPSQRISAKDALDAEYFWNDPLPCDPKSLPKYESSHEFQTKKKRQQQRQQQEEAAKRQKIQHPPPHARLPPIQQTGQPHPQIRPGPSQPMHNAPPPMAAGPSHHYGKPRGPSGGPSRYPQGGNPSGGYNPNRGGQGGGYGGGPYPQQGRGPPPYGGSGMPGTGGPRGGSGSGYGVGAPNYPQGGPYGASGAGRGPNMMGGNRNQQHQQQYGGWQ, encoded by the exons ATGACTGTTGCCGCTCCCGGGCAACTGAATCTTGAGG CCCCGTCGTGGGGGTCTCGGAGCGTCGACTGCTTCGAGAAATTGGAGCAGATTGGTGAAGGCACATATGG GCAGGTCTATATGGCAAGAGAAATAAAAACAGGGGAAATAGTGGCCCTGAAGAAAATTAGAATGGACAATGAAAGAGAAGGA TTTCCTATAACAGCCATACGCGAAATCAAAATTCTGAAGAAGCTGCATCATGAAAATGTTATCCAATTGAAGGAGATTGTGACCTCTCCAG GTCCTGAAAAGGATGAACAAGGAAAGCCAG ATGCTAACAAGTATAAAGGAAACATCTACATGGTTTTTGAGTACATGGATCATGATTTGACTGGCCTAGCAGACCGTCCTGGGATGAGATTCACTGTACCCCAAATTAAG TGCTACATGAGGCAGCTGCTAACAGGTCTTCATTATTGTCATGTCAATCAAGTGCTCCATCGCGACATTAAAG GTTCTAATCTTCTAATTGATAATGAGGGGAATCTAAAACTTGCTGATTTTGGCCTTGCACGGTCATTCTCCAGTGATCACAATGGAAACCTAACAAATCGTGTGATCACATTGTGGTACAG GCCTCCAGAGTTGCTGCTTGGAACTACAAAGTATGGTCCAGCTGTTGACATGTGGTCTGTCGGTTGTATCTTTGCAGAACTTCTGCATGGGAAACCAATCTTGCCGGGAAAAAATGAG CCGGAGCAACTAACTAAGATATTTGAACTCTGTGGGACTCCGGATGAGGTCAACTGGCCTGGTGTTTCTAAAATTCCCTGGTATAACAATTTTAAGCCTTCACGGCCAATGAAGAGACGGCTCAGGGAGGTTTTCAAGCA ttttgaccgtcATGCTTTGGACTTGCTAGAGAGAATGTTAACACTGGATCCATCCCAG AGGATTTCTGCAAAAGATGCACTGGAT GCGGAGTACTTTTGGAATGATCCTCTACCTTGTGATCCTAAAAG CTTACCAAAGTATGAGTCCTCACATGAGTTCCAGACAAAGAAGAAGCGTCAACAGCAACGACAACAGCAAGAGGAAGCAGCAAAGCGACAGAAAATACAGCATCCACCACCGCATGCCCGTCTGCCACCCATTCAGCAAACTGGGCAACCACACCCTCAGATCAGACCTGGTCCCAGCCAGCCTATGCACAATGCTCCTCCTCCCATGGCTGCTGGCCCAAGCCATCACTATGGCAAGCCACGAGGCCCTTCTGGAGGGCCAAGCAGATACCCACAAGGTGGAAATCCAAGTGGTGGATATAACCCAAATCGTGGTGGTCAAGGTGGTGGTTATGGCGGCGGTCCATATCCCCAGCAAGGACGTGGACCTCCTCCTTATGGTGGGAGTGGTATGCCTGGTACCGGTGGTCCTAGAGGTGGTAGCGGCAGTGGTTATGGAGTAGGTGCCCCAAATTACCCCCAGGGGGGTCCATATGGTGCTTCAGGTGCAGGCCGGGGCCCCAACATGATGGGTGGGAATCGCAACCAGCAGCACCAACAACAGTACGGTGGCTGGCAGTAG